The Desmodus rotundus isolate HL8 chromosome 3, HLdesRot8A.1, whole genome shotgun sequence genome includes a region encoding these proteins:
- the ZBTB8A gene encoding zinc finger and BTB domain-containing protein 8A, translating to MEISSHQSQLLQQLNEQRRQDVFCDCSILVEGKVFKAHRNVLFASSGYFKMLLSQNSKETSQPTTATFQAFSPDTFTVILDFVYSGKLSLTGQNVIEVMSAASFLQMTDVISVCKTFIKSSLDISEKEKDRYFSLSDKDANSNGIERSSFYSSGWQEESGSPHSRLSPDQGTGVISGKSWNKYNYPPVSQRNTQQPLAKHEQRRDSIKKSKHLRLSQPSEIAHCKSSKRDARMSDSSSHVSQSEEQAQIDAEMDSTVGFQYGQGSEVTSRSFPDDLPRMRFKCPYCTHVVKRKADLKRHLRCHTGERPYPCQACGKRFSRLDHLSSHFRTIHQACKLICRKCKRHVTDLTGQVVQEGTRRYRLCNECLAEVGIDSLPIDLEAEQHLMSPSDGDKDSRWHLSEDENRSYVEIVEDGSADLVIQQVDDSEEEEEKEMKPNIR from the exons ATGGAGATCTCTTCTCATCAGTCTCAACTCCTGCAACAACTAAATGAGCAGCGCCGGCAAGACGTGTTTTGTGATTGCAGTATCCTCGTTGAAGGCAAGGTCTTCAAAGCACATCGAAATGTATTATTTGCTAGTAGTGGCTACTTTAAAATGCTTCTTTCCCAGAATTCAAAGGAGACAAGTCAGCCGACAACAGCTACATTTCAGGCTTTCTCCCCTGACACGTTTACTGTTATCCTGGACTTCGTCTACTCCGGCAAACTCTCTCTTACTGGTCAGAATGTCATAGAAGTGATGTCAGCTGCTAGCTTCCTTCAGATGACTGATGTCATTAGTGTATGTAAGACCTTTATTAAATCTTCATTAGACAttagtgagaaagaaaaagatcgCTATTTCAGTCTCTCTGATAAAGATGCCAATTCTAATGGTATAGAACGTTCCTCTTTTTATAGCAGTGGCTGGCAAGAAGAAAGCGGTTCTCCACATTCTCGCCTAAGCCCAGATCAAGGAACAGGTGTAATAAGTGGAAAATCTTGGAATAAGTATAATTACCCTCCAGTGTCCCAGAGGAATACTCAGCAACCCTTGGCCAAGCATGAACAAAGGAGAGATTCCATTAAAAAGTCCAAACATTTGAGGTTGTCACAGCCTTCTGAAATTGCTCATTGTAAGTCCAGCAAGCGAGACGCACGAATGTCTGATTCTTCCAGCCACGTTTCCCAGTCTGAAGAACAAGCACAAATTGATGCTGAAATGGACTCTACTGTTGGCTTTCAGTACGGTCAAGGCTCTGAGGTCACATCAAGAAGTTTTCCAG ATGACCTGCCCAGGATGAGGTTCAAGTGCCCGTACTGCACACATGTGGTGAAACGGAAAGCAGACCTAAAGCGCCACCTGCGTTGTCACACAGGAGAGCGGCCCTACCCATGTCAAGCTTGTGGGAAAAGGTTTAGCCGGCTAGACCATCTAAGTAGTCATTTTCGAACA ATTCACCAGGCATGCAAACTAATCTGCAGAAAATGCAAACGCCACGTGACTGACCTGACAGGTCAGGTGGTACAGGAAGGAACCAGGCGCTACAGGCTCTGTAATGAGTGCCTCGCTGAAGTTGGCATAGACAGCCTCCCCATTGATTTGGAAGCTGAACAGCACCTCATGTCCCCATCAGATGGAGATAAGGACTCCAGATGGCACTTGAGTGAAGATGAGAATAGATCGTACGTGGAGATTGTAGAGGATGGGTCTGCTGATCTGGTCATACAACAGGTCGATGAcagtgaagaagaagaagaaaaggaaatgaagcccAACATTAGGTAG